Proteins from a single region of Bacteroidota bacterium:
- a CDS encoding RNA-binding protein: MNIFVGKLNYSTTEDTLRNAFEAFGQVDSVKIIMDNQTGRSKGFGFVEMPDNTQANDAINGLNESEIDGRSVVVNKARPKTEGGGGGGGFAPKRNNFNRNRY, from the coding sequence ATGAACATTTTTGTAGGTAAACTGAATTACAGTACTACCGAAGACACGCTACGGAACGCTTTTGAGGCCTTTGGCCAGGTTGATTCTGTTAAAATTATTATGGACAACCAAACAGGTCGTTCTAAAGGATTTGGTTTCGTTGAAATGCCGGATAATACCCAGGCTAACGATGCTATAAATGGCCTGAACGAGTCAGAAATTGACGGACGCAGTGTTGTTGTAAATAAAGCCCGCCCTAAAACCGAAGGTGGTGGTGGTGGCGGAGGATTTGCGCCAAAGCGTAACAACTTCAATCGCAATCGTTATTAA
- a CDS encoding OmpA family protein, producing the protein MNSKILTSLFLFISSFHLQAQDHALIVYFEFNVAELPVNERMRLLYFLDDSLDKERSYSIQIKGYCDFIDNDTYNNTLSQERADNVKNILLSNGVKESAIALCKGYGEKSADDRKGSETERQLQRRVEINFICNCHEQTTVLNDDDEKKEETLEDEKEEYFVEGDIDITKYDVGDKFALESLHFIGGRHKLLPESMPPLKNLLKVMKENPTLHILIIGHICCEPDISIDGYDYDTHTQNLSYNRAKEIYEYLVRNGIDGKRMDFKGMGGKEKIYPYETTEEQRTANRRVEIEVVEM; encoded by the coding sequence ATGAATTCCAAAATTCTTACTTCCTTATTTCTATTTATTTCATCCTTTCATCTCCAGGCACAGGATCATGCTTTGATCGTTTATTTTGAATTTAATGTAGCTGAACTTCCTGTTAATGAACGTATGCGCCTGCTATATTTTTTAGATGATAGCTTAGATAAAGAACGCAGTTACAGCATTCAAATTAAAGGCTATTGCGATTTTATTGACAACGACACTTATAACAATACCCTTTCTCAAGAAAGAGCAGACAATGTAAAAAATATATTGTTGAGTAATGGAGTAAAAGAATCTGCAATTGCGCTTTGCAAAGGTTATGGTGAAAAAAGTGCAGATGATAGAAAAGGTTCCGAAACAGAAAGACAATTACAACGCAGAGTGGAAATAAATTTTATATGTAATTGCCATGAGCAAACTACTGTTTTAAATGATGATGATGAAAAAAAAGAGGAAACATTGGAAGATGAAAAAGAGGAATATTTTGTAGAAGGCGATATTGATATTACTAAGTATGATGTGGGTGATAAGTTCGCTCTGGAGAGTTTACATTTTATTGGAGGTCGTCATAAACTATTACCGGAAAGTATGCCCCCTCTAAAAAATTTATTGAAAGTGATGAAAGAAAATCCAACGTTACACATTTTAATCATCGGACATATTTGTTGTGAGCCAGATATATCTATTGATGGATATGATTACGATACACATACCCAGAATCTATCCTATAACAGGGCAAAAGAAATTTATGAATACTTAGTGCGCAATGGAATTGATGGCAAACGCATGGATTTTAAAGGTATGGGTGGCAAAGAAAAAATTTATCCATATGAAACGACAGAAGAACAGCGCACAGCAAACAGAAGAGTGGAAATAGAAGTTGTAGAAATGTAA
- a CDS encoding transglutaminase family protein has translation MDAAEKEIQALIALLDDSDNEVFDHVAQRLFSYGPQVISKLEDAYTSIPDQLAQERIEGIIKHIQFTTVEKDFKDWIRSDSDDLLKGTLIINRHRYPELDEAEITAKIQKIKKDIWLGLNNYLSPLEQVNVVNQVLFNQMGFSGNIDPAADLPLSYFHNVLDKNKGNHFSLGLLYLILCQQLEMPVYGVCLASHFILTRCKEYIIDFTDMESLRSDVLFYINPYNKGLAFGEKEITVYLNKVDMLADEKYFLPASNKTVLREYLSWLQNLYVKSNEKNNAFELDNLKALLDE, from the coding sequence ATGGATGCGGCAGAAAAAGAAATACAAGCGCTGATTGCTTTATTGGATGACTCAGATAACGAAGTATTTGATCATGTGGCACAGCGTTTATTTTCTTATGGCCCGCAAGTAATTAGTAAACTTGAAGATGCATATACCTCTATTCCCGATCAGTTGGCTCAGGAACGTATTGAAGGAATTATTAAGCATATACAATTTACAACTGTAGAAAAAGATTTTAAAGATTGGATTCGATCCGATTCTGATGATTTATTGAAAGGAACATTAATTATCAATCGCCATCGATATCCTGAATTGGATGAAGCTGAAATCACAGCAAAGATTCAAAAAATTAAAAAAGATATTTGGCTGGGATTAAATAATTATCTGTCACCGTTGGAGCAAGTAAATGTGGTGAATCAAGTGCTGTTTAATCAAATGGGTTTTTCGGGAAACATAGATCCTGCTGCCGATTTACCATTGAGTTATTTTCATAATGTACTCGATAAAAATAAAGGGAATCATTTTTCATTGGGCTTATTGTATTTAATTCTTTGTCAGCAATTAGAAATGCCGGTGTATGGAGTTTGTCTCGCAAGTCATTTTATTCTTACCCGTTGCAAAGAATATATCATTGACTTCACAGATATGGAAAGTTTGCGCAGTGATGTATTGTTTTATATCAATCCTTACAACAAAGGATTGGCATTTGGCGAAAAAGAAATTACAGTCTATTTAAATAAAGTAGATATGTTGGCAGATGAAAAATATTTTTTACCCGCTTCCAACAAAACAGTATTAAGAGAATATCTGTCGTGGTTGCAAAATCTATATGTAAAATCCAATGAAAAAAATAATGCTTTTGAATTGGATAATTTAAAAGCGCTTCTCGACGAATAA
- the topA gene encoding type I DNA topoisomerase has translation MAKNLMIVESPAKAKTIEKFLGKEFIVKSCYGHIRDLEKSNFSIDIENEFAPKYVIPADKEDVVKELKKLAKGAEEIWLATDEDREGEAISWHLCEVLGLDPKEAKRIVFHEITKSAIQKAVDNPRNLNMDLVNAQQARRVLDRLVGFELSPLLWKKINLSRSLSAGRVQSVAVRLLVERENEIIDFTATSSFKVAGIFAVNNGKKTAQLKAELNQKFDQEKEAKDFLDKCIGAEFTVADITVKPGKRSPSAPFTTSTLQQEASAKLGYSVSRTMVVAQKLYEEGHITYMRTDSVNLSELAIDAAKTEIVKQFGEKYSNPRKYKTKSSGAQEAHEAIRPTYMEAQDIEAGNDEKRLYKLIWRRTLASQMSDAELEKTNVTIDISTRSEKFHAKGEVIIFDGFLKLYTESKDDDVEQEDDSIIPPLNVNDNLTPTDISATERFTRPAPRYTEASLVRKLEELGIGRPSTYAPTISTIQKREYAIKQDKDGLERKYVQLNLSEKEVKRKVLTEITGAEKSKLFPTDLGMLVTQFLVENFMTIMDFNFTAKVEEQFDEIAVGKINWPKMIGDFYFPFHKTLEETEKTAQRVTGERQLGVAPDTGLPVSVRMGKYGPIAVMGDTQKEEKPKFAGLLKSQNMQTITLDEALELFKLPKSVGEYEGKEVVAAIGRFGPYVRWNSKFYSIPKHLEAISITLAESIELIKIKDEKDANKIIHDWPENEIQILNGRYGPYIKKGKENYRIPKGTEAAGLSLEEVNEIIATSKPTGGGKTKGGAKGKGNSKSEGETKSKASTKAKSGAKPKSKKVKK, from the coding sequence ATGGCAAAAAATTTAATGATAGTAGAGTCGCCCGCAAAGGCAAAAACAATAGAGAAATTTCTGGGAAAGGAATTTATTGTGAAGTCTTGTTACGGACATATTCGTGATTTGGAAAAGAGTAATTTTTCTATTGATATTGAAAATGAATTTGCACCGAAATATGTAATTCCTGCGGACAAAGAAGATGTTGTAAAGGAATTAAAAAAGCTTGCAAAGGGCGCCGAAGAAATTTGGTTAGCGACGGATGAGGACCGTGAGGGAGAAGCAATTTCCTGGCATTTATGTGAAGTATTAGGTTTAGATCCGAAGGAAGCAAAACGAATTGTATTTCACGAAATAACAAAATCTGCAATACAAAAAGCAGTGGATAATCCACGCAATTTAAATATGGATTTGGTAAATGCACAACAAGCTCGTCGTGTGTTAGACAGATTAGTTGGGTTTGAATTATCTCCTTTATTATGGAAGAAAATAAATTTATCAAGATCATTATCTGCGGGAAGAGTGCAATCTGTTGCTGTGCGATTATTAGTGGAAAGAGAAAATGAAATTATCGATTTTACCGCTACAAGCAGCTTCAAAGTTGCCGGAATATTTGCAGTAAATAACGGTAAGAAAACTGCACAATTAAAAGCAGAGTTAAATCAAAAATTTGATCAGGAAAAAGAAGCAAAAGATTTTTTAGATAAATGTATTGGAGCAGAATTTACGGTAGCAGATATTACTGTTAAGCCGGGTAAACGTTCGCCATCAGCACCATTCACCACATCTACATTGCAACAGGAAGCAAGTGCTAAACTTGGTTATTCTGTAAGTCGCACAATGGTGGTTGCACAAAAATTATATGAAGAAGGACACATCACTTACATGCGTACTGATTCTGTGAATTTATCTGAACTTGCAATTGATGCGGCAAAAACTGAAATTGTAAAACAGTTTGGTGAAAAATATTCAAATCCTAGAAAGTATAAAACAAAATCATCTGGTGCTCAAGAAGCGCATGAGGCAATCAGACCGACATATATGGAAGCGCAGGATATTGAAGCGGGTAATGATGAAAAACGTTTGTATAAATTAATATGGCGACGTACTCTTGCATCCCAAATGAGTGATGCTGAATTAGAAAAAACAAATGTTACTATTGATATAAGTACTCGCTCTGAAAAATTTCATGCAAAAGGTGAGGTAATCATATTTGATGGATTTTTAAAATTATATACCGAATCAAAAGATGATGATGTGGAACAGGAAGATGATTCCATTATTCCTCCTTTAAATGTGAATGATAATTTAACTCCAACAGATATTTCTGCAACCGAAAGATTCACACGTCCCGCACCAAGATATACAGAAGCAAGTTTAGTGCGCAAACTAGAAGAGTTGGGTATTGGTCGTCCTTCAACATATGCACCAACCATTAGTACAATTCAGAAAAGAGAATATGCAATTAAGCAAGATAAGGATGGATTGGAAAGAAAATATGTACAATTAAATCTGAGTGAGAAAGAAGTAAAGCGTAAAGTACTTACTGAAATTACCGGAGCAGAAAAATCAAAATTATTTCCAACAGATTTAGGCATGTTGGTTACTCAATTTCTTGTAGAAAATTTTATGACTATCATGGATTTTAACTTCACTGCGAAGGTAGAAGAGCAGTTTGATGAAATAGCAGTAGGTAAAATAAATTGGCCGAAGATGATTGGTGATTTCTATTTTCCGTTTCATAAAACATTAGAAGAAACAGAAAAAACCGCACAGCGTGTTACAGGAGAGCGTCAATTAGGTGTGGCTCCTGACACAGGACTACCAGTAAGTGTACGCATGGGAAAGTACGGCCCGATTGCAGTAATGGGCGATACACAAAAAGAAGAAAAACCAAAATTTGCAGGCTTGCTGAAAAGTCAAAATATGCAAACTATTACTTTGGATGAAGCATTAGAACTTTTTAAATTGCCGAAATCAGTTGGTGAATATGAAGGTAAAGAAGTGGTAGCCGCAATTGGTAGATTCGGACCTTATGTAAGATGGAACAGTAAATTTTATTCTATTCCAAAACATCTCGAAGCAATTTCAATTACATTAGCTGAGTCAATTGAATTGATAAAAATCAAAGATGAAAAAGATGCAAATAAAATTATACATGATTGGCCTGAAAATGAGATACAAATATTAAATGGGAGATATGGGCCTTATATAAAAAAAGGAAAAGAAAATTACCGTATTCCTAAAGGTACAGAAGCAGCAGGTTTATCATTAGAGGAAGTAAATGAAATTATTGCGACAAGTAAACCTACAGGTGGTGGTAAAACTAAAGGCGGTGCTAAAGGAAAAGGCAACTCTAAATCAGAAGGTGAGACTAAATCAAAAGCAAGTACTAAAGCAAAGAGTGGTGCTAAACCAAAATCTAAAAAAGTGAAAAAATAG
- a CDS encoding lipocalin family protein encodes MKNNTLIYLSLSLLFMTALFSCATIPKGAEAVSSFNKEKYLGKWYEIARLDFKYERDLNNTTAEYSLNDKGTIKVDNQGYNTKEKKWEQAIGKAKFVGDDSIAKLKVSFFGPFYSGYNVIAIDSEYKYALIAGANLKYLWILSRETKIPEYIKNNYLNIAKEIGYNTDDLLWITHDNQK; translated from the coding sequence ATGAAGAATAATACATTAATTTATTTATCACTATCACTATTATTTATGACAGCATTATTTTCTTGCGCTACTATTCCCAAAGGAGCAGAAGCGGTATCGTCTTTTAATAAAGAAAAATATTTGGGCAAATGGTATGAAATAGCAAGATTAGATTTTAAATACGAAAGAGATTTGAATAATACCACCGCCGAATATTCATTAAATGATAAGGGAACTATCAAAGTAGATAATCAAGGATATAATACGAAAGAGAAAAAATGGGAACAGGCAATTGGTAAAGCAAAATTTGTGGGTGATGATAGTATTGCTAAATTAAAAGTATCTTTCTTTGGCCCCTTTTATTCCGGATATAATGTTATTGCGATTGATAGTGAATATAAATATGCACTGATTGCCGGAGCTAATCTTAAATATTTATGGATTCTTTCTCGGGAAACAAAAATTCCTGAGTATATAAAAAATAATTATTTAAATATTGCAAAAGAGATTGGATATAATACAGATGATCTGTTATGGATAACACATGATAACCAAAAATAA
- a CDS encoding Bro-N domain-containing protein, translated as MNSIKLFESKKVRTHWDEENEIWYFSVVDVIEILTGSSIPKRYWSDLKKKLSKEGSQLYEKIVQLKLEASDGKKYATDCLDTPNLLRMIQSIPSPNAEPFKQWLAKVGYERMQEIQNPEMKCSQKIPQVLLDAI; from the coding sequence ATGAATTCAATTAAATTATTCGAATCAAAAAAAGTCCGTACGCATTGGGACGAAGAAAATGAAATTTGGTATTTCTCGGTGGTGGATGTGATTGAGATATTAACGGGGAGTAGTATACCCAAACGGTATTGGAGCGATTTAAAAAAGAAACTTTCAAAGGAAGGAAGTCAGTTGTACGAAAAAATCGTACAACTGAAATTAGAAGCATCCGATGGTAAAAAATATGCCACTGATTGTTTAGATACTCCTAATCTTCTCCGCATGATCCAATCAATTCCTTCACCCAATGCAGAGCCTTTTAAACAATGGTTAGCTAAAGTGGGATATGAACGAATGCAAGAGATTCAAAACCCGGAAATGAAATGCTCTCAAAAAATACCACAAGTATTATTAGATGCAATTTAA
- a CDS encoding Mrp/NBP35 family ATP-binding protein, with amino-acid sequence MAITEKAILDALSYVDDPDLKKDLVSLNMVQDIKIDGNKVSFTVILTTPACPMKEQIQHACITAIKKLVDANAEVEVKMGSNVSSARKSNEVLLPGVKNIIVICSGKGGVGKSTITVNLAMGLAETGAKVGIIDADIYGPSIPLMLGLQDAKPKIKDINGKATIIPVEKFGLKVLSIGFLVDPSQAVVWRGPMVSSALRQFVSDCDWGELDYLVIDLPPGTGDVHLTLVQTVPVTGAVVVTTPQEVAIADARKAAAMFNMPNINVPIIGVVENMAWFTPEELPENKYFIFGEGGGQKLADELKIPLLSQIPLVQGIREGGDNGKPAFKNPQVEQAFEEMVKNTARFISIRNESAAPTKKVEVLL; translated from the coding sequence ATGGCGATTACTGAAAAAGCGATTCTCGACGCACTGAGTTATGTGGATGATCCTGATTTGAAGAAGGATTTAGTATCCTTAAATATGGTGCAGGATATTAAGATAGATGGCAACAAAGTAAGTTTTACAGTGATACTTACTACACCTGCCTGCCCAATGAAAGAACAAATTCAACATGCTTGTATCACTGCAATAAAAAAATTGGTGGATGCAAATGCAGAAGTGGAAGTAAAAATGGGTTCTAATGTAAGTTCAGCTCGTAAATCAAATGAAGTATTATTACCCGGTGTAAAAAATATTATTGTTATTTGTTCCGGAAAAGGTGGTGTTGGCAAATCCACTATCACAGTAAATCTCGCAATGGGTCTTGCAGAAACAGGAGCTAAAGTGGGAATTATTGATGCGGATATTTACGGACCTTCTATTCCTTTAATGCTTGGTTTACAGGATGCAAAACCAAAGATTAAAGATATCAATGGCAAGGCTACTATTATTCCTGTAGAGAAATTTGGATTGAAAGTGTTGTCCATCGGATTTTTGGTGGATCCATCACAAGCAGTGGTGTGGAGAGGACCGATGGTTTCTTCTGCATTGCGTCAATTTGTAAGCGATTGCGATTGGGGAGAACTCGATTATTTAGTAATTGATCTTCCTCCGGGAACCGGTGATGTGCATTTAACTTTAGTGCAAACAGTTCCGGTTACAGGTGCTGTTGTGGTAACTACTCCACAAGAAGTTGCAATTGCTGATGCCCGCAAAGCAGCTGCGATGTTTAATATGCCGAATATTAATGTGCCCATAATTGGTGTGGTTGAAAATATGGCCTGGTTTACTCCGGAAGAATTACCGGAAAACAAATATTTTATTTTTGGTGAAGGTGGCGGACAAAAACTCGCCGATGAATTAAAAATTCCTTTACTCAGTCAAATACCATTAGTGCAGGGAATTCGTGAAGGTGGTGATAACGGTAAGCCCGCATTTAAAAATCCACAGGTAGAACAAGCATTTGAAGAAATGGTAAAAAATACTGCTCGATTTATTTCTATTCGAAATGAATCTGCGGCTCCCACAAAAAAGGTGGAAGTGTTACTTTAA
- a CDS encoding NifU family protein, translating to MSLPKDIYEKVESSLDTIRPYLNADGGDIQIVEITDDMIVRVKLLGACETCPMSFMTMKAGVEESIRNAIPEIKSIETVS from the coding sequence ATGAGTTTACCTAAAGACATTTACGAAAAAGTAGAATCATCGCTGGATACTATCCGCCCTTATTTAAATGCGGATGGTGGTGATATTCAGATAGTAGAAATTACGGATGATATGATAGTGAGAGTTAAACTATTGGGTGCATGCGAAACTTGTCCGATGAGTTTTATGACCATGAAAGCCGGAGTGGAAGAATCTATTCGCAATGCTATTCCAGAAATAAAATCTATTGAAACAGTTTCCTGA